The Hydrogenispora ethanolica genome includes the window GATCAGCGATCTGCACCGGATGGAGCCCTATGTCTATTCCCAGATGATCACCGGCAGCGACGCCAAACGGCACGGTGAAGCCAAGAACTCCTGGCTGACCGGGACCGCCGCCTGGAATTTCGTTGCCATTACCCAATATATTTTGGGAGTCCGGCCCGATTTCGAGGGGCTGGTGGTCGATCCCTGCCTCCCGGCCGAGCTGGCGGAGGTTACCGTCACCCGGAAATTCCGGGGCGTGGCATACCGGATCCAGATCGCCAACCGGCGCAGCGGCCACTATCGACTGACCGTGGCCGGCCGGGAAGTGGACGGCAAAGTGATCCCGTTGACCGCCGGCGCCGGCCCGGTGGTGGAAGTGTATTGCGAAACCTGAGGTTCCGGGAATGATCAGTATCGTATGAAGATGGCATGACGGAACACTTTCTTCTTTCCTCCTTTCTTTTGTAACCAACTTTTGCGGTTGGTTACTTTTTTTTGAATTTGCTTATATAAGTTGAATTAAATTTCTATTATGCATCATGTCCCTAAAGCCGGCCATGAAGGATAAATTAAGGAATTTAATTCAACTTATTACCGCTGTAATAGGATGAAATAAAATTCCGTTTTGATTCCATTTGCATTCGGTCTTCTATGCAAACGGCTTTGTTAAATGTCGTTTGCATTAGGAATGCAAATCTTATTAAAGAAATTTATTTCATCCTATCCCGGCGAAGCCGGAACCAAAAAGGTTTTTGGAGATCAATAGAGAGACAAAGCAAGTCCAAAAGCGACCTCTCCCCGATCCCCTCCCCGGCGAAGCGAATTCAGATAGACATTTCGACGGGGAGGGGTCAATCGCTTGAAACGAGGGCCAATGTTTATGCAAAAAGGTAAGTTTTTACGTGAATCAAACGGAAATAGGCCAAAGATAAAACCCCAAAATGGGCGCAATAATTTGTGGCAATCCACCCCTCCCCGTCGAGTCTACCATCAGAAATAACTTCGCCGGGCCATGTCCAGGAAGGATAGAGTCCGGCGGTTCACGGATGAAATACCGCCGGGGAGGGGACAGGGGGAGAGGTCAGTTTTTAGACAATCAGCGCGGCAAGGATCAGTTTGATTCTAAAAACGTCTCTGTATAACCTTGTTACGCATGAGTTTACAAGATCGCTTTTAAATATTTTACGCAAAATGAACTCAATTTCGTTCGTTAGATGGCCTATATAGAATGGGGTTGAATGAGCGGTTTCGGCGCAAAATAGAGTTGCTTTTTGGGAAGAATTCATCTACAATCCGAGATAGATGAGAGCGATCGACGGGATTCCGAAAGGGAATTCTTTTTTTACTACCCCGGTGGTTCAATCCATCGATAAGGAATTGGCTCACCGGATTCAATCGTGATAAGGAGATGATTGCATGGCCACACTGGCGGAGTTGGCGGCCTTGGTTGGCGGAGCGGTATTGGGGGATGGCGGAACGGCGATCGAGGGCGCGGCCGGTCTCGACGGCCTCCGGCCCGGCGTGATCACCCTCGGCGCCACCGATCAGGCGATCGCCGCCGCGTTGCAGGGGCCGGCGGCGGCGGTCATTGTTCCGGAGCGTGTCACCGAGCTGGCCAAGCCCGGAATCAGGGCCGTCAACCCCCGCCTGGCCTTCGCCCAGATCCTGACCTATTTCGCGCCGCAAGTTACTTGCGTCCCGGGCGTCCATCCGACCGCGGTCATCGGAAAGAACTTCCGCGACGGCGGTTGTCAGGTGGGCCCGTTGGTCTATATCGGGAACGAGGTGAGCATCGGCCGGGGAACGATCCTGCATCCCGGCGCGGTCATCGGCGACCGGGTCACCATCGGCGCGAACTCCATCATCCATTCCAACGTCGTCATCCGCGCGGAATGCCGCATCGGCGACCGGGTCGAGATCCACGACGGAACGGTGATCGGAGCGGACGGTTTCGGGTATGTGACGGTCGAGGGCCGGCACTATAAAGTCCCGCAGCTCGGCATCGTGGTGATTGAGGATGAGGTGGAGATCGGGGCCAATAGCGCCATCGACCGGGCCACGACCCATGTGACCCTGGTCAAGCGGGGCACCAAAATTGACAATCAGGTGATGATCGGCCATAACAGTTCCATCGGCGAGCACAATATGATCTGCGGCCAGGCGGCCATGGCCGGCAGCTCCATCGTGGGCGACCGGGTGACGCTGGCGGCGCGGGCCGGCTTGACCGGTCATCAGGAGATCGGGCACGACTCGGTCATCGCGGCCTGCGCCAAAGTCATCGGAAATCTGCCGCCGGGTTCCTTCGTCTCCGGCGATCCGGCCCGGCCGCATCAGAAGACCATGCGGATCCAGGCGTCCTTGAGCCGCCTGCCGGACCTGGTCAAAGAGGTCCGGGAACTCCGCAAGCTGGTTCAGGAGTTGCGGGAGGAGCAGGGAAAGCGGGATTAGATGGGTGAACCGTCGCGACGATTAATCATTTTGCTGCATGAGATTTACGGCGTCAACCGCCACATGGAATGGCGGGCCGAAAGGCTGCGGCGGGAAGGATACGAAGTGCTCTGCCCCAACCTGCTCGGCCGGGAGCCCTTTGAATATGAGGCGGCGGCCGAGGCTTACGCCTATTTCCTGAACGAGGTGGGCTTTGAGAAAGCTTATCAGGAGGCGCGCCGGATCATCCTCGACCAATTGCCCCGGTACGATGCGCTGTACCTGATGGGATTCAGCGCCGGAGCGACGGTGGCCTGGCGCTGCAGCGAGCTTGGCGTGCGGGGCGCGGTGGGGTATTACGGTTCGCGGATCCGCGACTTTGCGGCAGTCCGGCCGGAGTGCCCGGTTTTGCTCTTTTTCCCCGAGACCGAGCCGGGTTTTACAGTGGCGGAACTGGTGGAGACCCTGAATCACCGGCCGAAGGTGGAGTGTCATGTCTTCGCGGGAGCGCACGGCTTTGCCGACCCGTTCTCGGCCCGGTACCATCAAGCGTCAGCCGCTCGCGCGGAAGGGCTGCTCCAACGTTTCCTGGGGGAGATTGGCTAAAGCTCGTATTGAAAAATGGCTAAAATGTCAAAAAGGCTGTCCCAAAAGTAATTTCGGGGCAGCCTTTTGCGCGGTCCGGGGTTCGGTCCGGCTTCCCCGGGCCTTGGGGAAGCTTCTTTGCGGCTTGGTCCCGCTTCCTCAAGACCCGGGGAAAGAAGGATGGTTCTTCGGGAAGCCAGGATGAACATTGAAGATGCAGGTATGCGTCTTGAGGAAGCATCCCGAAGGTTTGGTTCTTTGTCCCGGAACCTCCGGGATGCTAGGATGACCCTTCGGGAAGAAAGGATCAAGGGATCCTCTGAAAGGATCAGGGGATCCCTTACAAGGATGAAGACCATCCTTGACACGGATCATAGCATTCCTAACATGGATCGCAAGATCCCTTGAAAGGATCGCGGCATCCCTTCCAAGGATGGCTTTCATCCTAACAAGGATGAAGAAGATCCGAGTTGGACGGAAGATCATCCCTGACATGGCGGCGCCATTCCGGAGCGGACCTAAAGGTCCTTCATCCGGCCGCAATCCCGTGGCTTAAACCGCGGCACCCGTTACGAGGGATTCAAGCCCGCGATAAGCTTAATTCCCGAGCTGGTGCCGATGCGGCTGGCGCCGGCTTCGATCATCGCCAGGGCGGTGGGGAGATCGCGGACCCCGCCCGAGGCTTTCACGCCGAAATCCGGTCCGACGGCCCGCCGCATCAGGGCGATGTCGGCCACGGTGGCGCCGCCGGGACCGAAACCGGTGGAGGTCTTGACGAATTGAGCGCCCGCTTCCACAGTCAGATGGCAGGCGGTGATCTTTTCGGTCTCGGTGAGCAACGCGGTCTCCAGGATCACTTTGACCAGCGCCCGTCCGGCCGCGGCATCCACCACCGCCTTGATCTCATCCCGGACCAGTCCCAGCAGGCCGGATTTGAGCGCACCGACGTTGATCACCATGTCGACTTCGGTGGCGCCTTCGGCGACCGCGGCGGCGGCCTCGAACGCCTTCACTTTGGGGGTGTTGGCGCCCAGCGGGAAGCCGATGACGGTACAGACCTTGACGGAGGTATCCTGCAGCAGTTCGGCGGCATCGGCGACCCAGACCGGGTTGACGCAGACCGAGCAGAAATGGTGCTGGCGGGCTTCTTCACAGAGATTGATGATCTGAACCCGCTCGGCCTCGGGTTTCAGAATGGTATGGTCAATCATGGCCGCCAGTTGTTGGGCTGAAATTTGGCTCATCAGCATGACCTTCCTTTGCGCGGATTTGCTTTGGATCTCTTGCGAAGGATATTCGCTTCTCCTTTGCCTATTTCCTGTCGGTTCCGGAAACAGTTTTACTGAATCTGGATGGTTCCATCCCGCGTCAATTTCAGAAACAGGCATTGCGTCTCCCGGTCAAACCGCCAATCGGCCCCGGGTATCCCGGAGATCGCCTGGGGGACGAAAGGCAAACGGATTCGCAGTTCCGTGACGCCGGGGACGCTCGCCGACAGCCGCAGCCCGGCGGCGCTGAAAGCGCCCTCCAGCGAAAGGGCTCGCGAAGCTTCCAGCTCCAGACCGGCGCCCTGCAGCAGCCGGCCGTCGATCAGCAGGAACTTGACCGGCTTGCCGGCGGCGGTGGTAATCACCCCGGCTTTGCCGTGCAACCGGCCTCGTTCCGTTTTGAATTCGGCGCGGCCTTCTTTGGTCAGCATGATCTGATCTTGACGGGAATGATCGGCCACCATCAACCGGTAGCCAGAGTCCCGTTGCTCGACCCGGACTGCCGGGGCCGTTTCCCGGGGCAGCCGGTAGGGTTGGAGCAGCGTCAGAAAGTCGCGGGCCGTTTGCGGTCGCTCGGCCGCGACCGTGAGATGCCATTCCGGAGGCAGCTTGGCGGCAAAGTGGGGATCCACCGGTACGCTGAAACGGTCGGTTTGGCTGAAATCCAACTGGCCCGGTTCCGGTTCCAGGAACATGACCCGCAGTCCGGCTTGATGGCGCTCCATGGTCGCTGTCCCTTGCGCCGGAACAATGGCGAAGGGTTCCTTGGCATGCAGCAACCATTGATAAGAGACGGGCGCCCCGGACTGCAGTTCGTCAAAGACGATAAAATAGCGCCGGTCCACGAAGAGCACGTGACGTAGCGCCTGCCGCGCGCCGGCTTTCCGGTAAGCCGGCGTGGCGTCGCCGCTGGCGAAGTCGAAGCCGGGCCCGGTGTAAAAACGGCGGATCGTTCCC containing:
- the lpxD gene encoding UDP-3-O-(3-hydroxymyristoyl)glucosamine N-acyltransferase, which encodes MATLAELAALVGGAVLGDGGTAIEGAAGLDGLRPGVITLGATDQAIAAALQGPAAAVIVPERVTELAKPGIRAVNPRLAFAQILTYFAPQVTCVPGVHPTAVIGKNFRDGGCQVGPLVYIGNEVSIGRGTILHPGAVIGDRVTIGANSIIHSNVVIRAECRIGDRVEIHDGTVIGADGFGYVTVEGRHYKVPQLGIVVIEDEVEIGANSAIDRATTHVTLVKRGTKIDNQVMIGHNSSIGEHNMICGQAAMAGSSIVGDRVTLAARAGLTGHQEIGHDSVIAACAKVIGNLPPGSFVSGDPARPHQKTMRIQASLSRLPDLVKEVRELRKLVQELREEQGKRD
- a CDS encoding dienelactone hydrolase family protein, which gives rise to MGEPSRRLIILLHEIYGVNRHMEWRAERLRREGYEVLCPNLLGREPFEYEAAAEAYAYFLNEVGFEKAYQEARRIILDQLPRYDALYLMGFSAGATVAWRCSELGVRGAVGYYGSRIRDFAAVRPECPVLLFFPETEPGFTVAELVETLNHRPKVECHVFAGAHGFADPFSARYHQASAARAEGLLQRFLGEIG
- the deoC gene encoding deoxyribose-phosphate aldolase, with product MSQISAQQLAAMIDHTILKPEAERVQIINLCEEARQHHFCSVCVNPVWVADAAELLQDTSVKVCTVIGFPLGANTPKVKAFEAAAAVAEGATEVDMVINVGALKSGLLGLVRDEIKAVVDAAAGRALVKVILETALLTETEKITACHLTVEAGAQFVKTSTGFGPGGATVADIALMRRAVGPDFGVKASGGVRDLPTALAMIEAGASRIGTSSGIKLIAGLNPS